In the genome of Telluria mixta, the window GAACTACCATGAGTGCTATCGTTGATATCATCGGCCGCGAAATCATCGACTCGCGCGGCAATCCGACCGTCGAGTGCGATGTGCTGCTGGAATCCGGCGTGATGGGCCGTGCCGCCGTCCCGTCGGGCGCATCGACCGGTTCGCGCGAAGCCATCGAGCTGCGCGACGGCGATCCGAAGCGTTACTTCGGCAAGGGCGTGCTGCAGGCCTGCGAGAACATCAACACCGAGATCAGCGAAGCCATCATGGGCCTGGACGCCAACGAACAGGCATTCCTGGACCGCACCCTGATCGACCTGGACGGCACCGAGAACAAGAGCCGCCTGGGCGCGAACGCGATGCTGGCCGTCTCCATGGCCGTCGCCAAGGCCGCCGCTGAAGAAGCCGGCCTGCCGCTGTACCGCTACTTCGGCGGTTCGGGCGCGATGCAGATGCCGGTGCCGATGATGAACGTCATCAACGGCGGCGCGCACGCCGACAACAACCTGGACATCCAGGAATTCATGATCATCCCGGTCGGCGCTCCGTCGTTCAAGGAAGCCGTGCGCTACGGCGCCGAGGTGTTCCACACCCTGAAGAAGATCCTGCACAGCAAGGGCCTGAACACGGCCGTCGGCGACGAAGGCGGCTTTGCTCCGTCCGTCGCGAACCATGAAGAAGCCATCAAGCTGATCATGCAAGCGATCGAGCAGGCAGGCTACGTGGCCGGCCAGGACATCGCCATCGGCCTGGACTGCGCCGCCAGCGAGTTCTACAAGGACGGCAAGTACGTGCTGGAAGGCGAAGGCGGCCTGCAGCTGTCGGCCCAGGACTTCACCAACATGCTGGCCACCTGGTGCGACAAGTACCCGATCGTCTCGATCGAGGACGCCATGGCCGAAGGCGACTGGGAAGGCTGGGCAACGCTGACCGCCGCCCTGGGCAAGAAGGTGCAACTGGTGGGCGACGACCTGTTCGTCACCAACACCAAGATCCTGAAAGAAGGCATCCAGAAGGGCATCGGCAACTCGATCCTGATCAAGATCAACCAGATCGGCACCCTGACCGAGACCTTCGCCGCCATCGAGATGGCCAAGCGCGCTGGCTACACGGCCGTGATCTCGCACCGTTCGGGCGAGACCGAAGACTCGACCATCGCCGACATCGCCGTCGGCATGAACGCCCTGCAGATCAAGACGGGCTCGCTGTCGCGTTCGGACCGCATGGCCAAGTACAACCAGCTGCTGCGCATCGAGGAAGACCTGGGCGACATCGCCAGCTACCCGGGCCGCGATGCTTTCTATAACCTGAAGTAATGCTGTAGTATGGACACGGGTTCGTTCGCCGGGCCCGTGTCGTTATCCCGCCAGCCGTATTCATCCATGCGTCTCATCACCCTTGCCCTGGCAGCCCTGCTGCTGCTGATCCAGTATCCCCTGTGGTTGGGGAAGGGCGGCTGGCTTACCGTGGCCGACCTGGAATCCCAGGTGGCGGCCTCCCGTGCCAAGACCGAACAGCTGAAAGCCCGCAATGCCAAGCTGGAATCGGAAGTGCGCGACCTGAAGGATGGCCTCGGCGCCGTCGAGGAACGCGCGCGCTACGAACTGGGCATGATCAAGTCGAACGAGATCTTCGTGCAGGTATTGCGCAAGGACGAGAAGCCGGCCGTCATGATGACGGAACCGCCGCCGCCACCGCCGCCGAAGGTCAAGAAGGGCACGCCATGACCCCCACGGATGCTTCCCCGCCGGCGCTCGATACGCTCGAGGCCGTCGCAGGCTATCTCGCCGCCGCGTTCGATGCCGGCGATCCCGAGACCATGACGGAGGCGCTGAAGCTCGTCGCGCGCTCCGCGGGCCTCACGCACCTGGCCGCCGCGGCCGGCCTGCAGCGCGACCTGCTCGCCGCCGCCATGAATCGCGGCGAGATGGGCCTCGACAGTCTGCTGGCGATCATGAAGGTCATCGACTTGCACCGTCCGGCCGACGGCGCGCCCAACTGATCAAACTTCTCGCGCCCGCCGGCGTTCGCTGCCGCTGACTGATTGCAGCCGCGCACGCCGACGGGCCGCCCGTCAGGCGCTGGCCCCGACGGCGGCCGGCGGCGCATAACCCGGCTCCAGCAGGCCGGGAATCGGTTCTCCTTCCATGACGACGATCTCGCCGATGCTCTCCGCGCGCGCGACGATGCGGTCGCCGTTCGCGATATGGCTGCCCACGAGGGCGATCGGCCGGTTCGCATACGTCGACGCATGCCCGGCACCCGACACGATCACGCTCTCGCTGCCGTCCGGATAGCGCACCCGGTCGCCGACGCAGGCGATGCGGTAATCGTCGGCAGGCTCGCCCCGCGACGCGAGCACGACTTCACCGCCGCGGCGGGTGCGCGAGCCGATCGTGGCGATGGGGTAGCGGGCGATGACTTTACTACGGGGCGCGGCTGTGTTGGCGTTGGACGCTGCATCATTGGCACGTACTGATTTCATCCGGTTCTCCAAAAGTTTGCAAAACGGGACGCGAAAAGGCGACACATTCCCGGTGATAAGTGCACGGGTTCGTACACTGGAGGCCATTGAAACGTGTCGTTGATGTATGCCAATTGATGCAGCGCAAGTCGAACCGGCCGGACATCCGGAATCAGGCAATTCCGACAGGGTTGGCGGTTGACTTCCGACCGGCAATAAAGACGATGCCGCATCGACCTGTAGCGACAGGTCGTCTGCGGCAAAAGCGGTGTCAGGCAGACTGGCCGTTCTCGAGGAAGGAACGCAGCATCCACGCATTTTTTTCGTGGATCTCCATGCGGTCGCTCAGCATGCCGGCGCTCGGCTGGTCATTGGCCTCGTCGGCGATCTTGAACGCTTCGCGCACGGTGCGGATCAGCGCTTCCTGGCCATCGACCAGTTGGCGGATCATTTCCTGTGCGTTCGGCACACCGGCTTCTTCCTTGATGGACGACAGTTCCACGAAGCGGGCATAAGTACCCGGTGCGAAATGGCCCAGGGCGCGGATGCGTTCGGCGATATTGTCCAGCGCGTTCCACAGTTCCGTGTACTGTTCCATGAACATGATGTGCAGCGTCTGGAACATCGGACCCGTCACGTTCCAGTGGAAGTTATGGGTCTTCAGGTACAGCATGTAGCTGTCGGCGAGGACGCGCGACAGGGCATTGGCAATGTTCGCGCGGTCTTCGGTGCTGATGCCGATATTGATGTTGCTGCTCATGGTGCTCTCCTGTCTCAGTGTCATTGATGACAGCTTAGCAGGAACTATCAATAGCGGCAGTTTATATTCCCAATCAAAATGATAGGGGGCGTCAATGACGTCCCCGCGCGATCAGTGCTTCACGCTGGACGCGGGCGTCAAACCGTCGGCCGTCGTGTCGCTGGCGAACAATTGCGCGCAGTCGACGGCGTCGAAGCCGTAGTGCTTGCCGCAGAAGTCGCAGTTGATGCCCAGCTCACCCAGGTCGTGCAGGGCGGACTCGACTTCTTCCTTACCCAGCATCTTGAGCATGTTGCCGACTTTTTCGCGCGAGCACGAGCAGTGGAATTCCGGATGCAGCGGGTCGAACACGCGGATCGTCTCTTCCCAGAACAGGCGGCGGAGCAGCGTTTCCACGTCGGTCGTGAGCAGTTCTTCCTGCTTCAAGGTCTGGCCCAGCATGATGGCGCGGGTCCACGTCTCGAGGTCTTCTTCCTCGCTGGCCTGCTTGACCTGGCCTTCGACATTGGAATTGCGCGGCAACTTTTGCAGCAGCAGGCCGCGTGCGACATGCTCGTCGGCCGCCAGCCACAGCTTGGTATCCATCTGTTCCGAGCGCAGCATGTAGTTCTCGATGACGGTCGCCATGTCTTCGCCGACGAGCGGTACGACGCCCTGGTACGGCTGCTGGCCCGGGACCTTGTCCTGCGGGTCGAGCGTGATCACGAAGCGGCCGCGGCCGTGCTGGTTCAGCAACTGGGCGACGGACGCGTCGTCCGGCACCTCGGCGCCTTCGCTCAGCTTGGCGGTGGCGCGCATGCGCAGGTTCGCGTCGCACTCGACGACGAGCAGCTTCACCAGGCCGTCGCCATGGATCTGCATGACGATCGAGCCGTTGAACTTGAGGTTGGCGGACAACAGCGCCGCCGCGGCGACCATTTCGCCCAGCAAGGCGCGCACCGCCTTCGGGTAGACGTGGCGCGACTGGATCTCGCGCCACGCATTGGAGATCTCGACGAGCTCGCCGCGCACGGCTGCGTTGTCGAAGATAAATTTCTGGAGGGTGTCCTTGCTGGTATCAGTCGTCATTCTTTATCCGATTTTCTTGAGCTCCGCCTTGAAGCGTTTGCCGCGCTCGATATAGCTTTCGGCGCTGCGCTGCAGGCGGAGCAGGTCGTCTTCCGTAAGCGTGCGTACCACCTTGGCCGGGGCGCCCAGGATCAGCGAACCGTCCGGGAATTCCTTGCCTTCGGTGACCACAGCGCCGGCTCCCACGAGGCAGCCCTTGCCGATCTTCGCGCCGTTCAGCACCACGGCCTGGATGCCGATCAGCGCGCCGTCGCCGACAGTGCAGCCGTGCAGCATCGCCTGGTGGCCGACGGTGACGTTCTTGCCGAGCACGAGCGGAAAGCCCATGTCCGTGTGCATCACCGTGCCTTCCTGGACATTGCTGCCGGTGCCGATCGTGATGCGCTCGTTGTCGCCGCGGATCGTTACGCCGGACCATACCGAGGCATCCGCCTCGACCGTCACTTTGCCGATCAGGTTGGCGGAATCGGCGATATAGGCCGAAGGATCGATCTCGGGCGCATCTTCGCCCAGCTGGTAAATCGCCATGGAGTGCTCGCGGAAGGTTGAGATGCCGTATTTTACGCCGTTGCGCACTTAAGCGGCCCAGATGGGGCCGGCCAGCAGGATTACAAGCTTCGTGCTTATAATGCGAACGGTCGTACTTATTTAACTCCTGAACAGGAAATGCCATGACACCGTCCCGCTCCGAATTCCTCACCATCCGCGGCCTGCGCACCCACGTCCGCCACTGGGGCCGCGAGGGCGCGCCCAAGCTGTTCATGGCACATGGCTGGATGGACATGTCGGCGTCGTTCCAGTTCGTCGTCGACGCGCTGGCCGGCGACTGGCACGTGATCGCCCACGACTGGCGCGGCTTCGGCCTCACCGAGCGCTCCGGCAACGACACGTACTGGTTTCCCGACTACTTCGCCGACCTGGAAGCGATCCTCGACCATTATTCGCCCGGCGAGCCCGTGAACCTGCTGGGCCACAGCATGGGTGGCAACATCGTGAGCGTGTATGCGGGCGTGCGGCCGGAGCGCATTGCGAAGCTGATCAACCTGGAAGGTTTCGGGTTGCCTGCGACGCGCCCCGAACAGGCGCCCGGCCGCTACGCCAAGTGGCTCGACGAAGTGAAGGCGCCGCCCACCATGCGCGGCTACGCCAGCCTGGACGAGGTGGCGACGCGCCTGCAGAAGACGAACCCGCGCCTGCCCGCCGCTCGCGCCGCCTTCCTCGCGCAGCACTGGGCCGCACGGAATGCGCAAGGCGAATGGGAAATCCTGGGCGACCCGGCGCACAAGATGCCGGGGCCGCTGCTGTACCAGGTGGAAGAGGTGCTCGCGTGCTGGCGCCGCATCACGGCGCCCGTGCTGTGGGTCGAGGCCGAGCACACGGACATGTGGCGCTGGATGGGTCCGAAGGAAGAGGCCCGCCACGAAGTCGACCGCCGGCTCGCGCAACTGGCGAAGGTCACGCCGCGCATGATGCCGGACGCGGGCCACATGCTGCATCACGATCAACCGGAAGTGCTGGCGCGCATGATCGAGGAATTCCTGGCGGCGTGATCGAACCCGAACCGCGTACAATGGTATTTCGAAAAGATACCTGTGCCCGGACCTGCCATGAAAGTCGACCTCCACTGCCACTCCAACGTCTCCGACGGCGTGCTCGCACCCGCCGCCGTGGCCGCGTATGCCCGCAAGGGCGGTGTCGACGCATGGGCGCTGACGGATCACGACGAGATCGGGGGCATCAAGGCCGCGCGCGCCAAGGCGCAGGAACTGGGCATGCGCTTCGTGCCGGGCGTGGAGATTTCCGTGACGTGGGCCGGCGAGACCATCCACGTCGTCGGTCTGCAGGTCGATGAAGACAATCCAACCCTCGTGCAAGGCCTGGCAGCCACGCGCCACGGGCGCGACGCGCGCGGGCGCGAGATCGCGGCGCAGCTCGACCAGGCCGGCATCCCGAATGCCTACGAAGGCGCGCTGAAATACGTCGGCAACCCGGACCTGCTGTCGCGCACCCACTTCGCGCGCTATCTGTGCGAGGTCGGCGCGTGTTCGACCACGTCGGAAGTGTTCCGCCGCTATCTCACGGAAGGCAAGCCGGGCTACGTGCCGCACCGCTGGGCCACGCTGGCCGACGCGATGGGCTGGATCCGCGCGGCCGGCGGCGTCCCCGTGATCGCGCACCCGGGCCGCTACCGCTTCGACGCGACGGCCGAGGGCGCGCTGTTCGACGAGTTCAAGCAGCTGGGCGGCAATGCGATCGAGGTCGTCACGGGCAGCCATACGCCGGACCAGTACGCGACGTATGCCGAGGTGGCGCGGCGCTACGGCTTCCTCGCGTCGCGCGGGACGGATTTCCACGCGCCGGGGGAGTCGCGCGTCGAGTTCGACCAGTTGCCGCCATTGCCGAGTGGCGTCACGCCGGTTTGGCATGATTGGTTCTAACGCCCGCGGCCGATGAGCCGTCGTCCCCGCGAAGGCGGGGACCCATACTGAACTTCCGACGTCGCGATCGTCAGTGGTCCGCAAATTGATCGATTTCGGTAACTCAGTATGGGTTCCCGCTTCCGCGGGAACGACGGATTGGGCTTGAAAAATCGTCATCCCACCCTTATCTTGTCGGACTGATATTGAACCCGGCCGGAGACCCGTCCCATGAAGCGCATACTGCTGTTCCTCGCCACCAACCTCGCCGTCGTGCTCGTGCTGTCGATCGTGCTGAACGTCCTCGGCGTGGGCCGCCCCGTCGGCGGGCAGGGCATCAACGTCGGGGCGCTGCTCGTGTTCTCGCTCGTCGTGGGCTTCACGGGCTCCATCATTTCCCTGCTGATGAGCAAGCCGATGGCGAAGATGTCCACCGGCGCGCGCGTCATCGAACAGCCGGGCAATGCCAC includes:
- a CDS encoding PAAR domain-containing protein, with product MKSVRANDAASNANTAAPRSKVIARYPIATIGSRTRRGGEVVLASRGEPADDYRIACVGDRVRYPDGSESVIVSGAGHASTYANRPIALVGSHIANGDRIVARAESIGEIVVMEGEPIPGLLEPGYAPPAAVGASA
- a CDS encoding Dps family protein; the protein is MSSNINIGISTEDRANIANALSRVLADSYMLYLKTHNFHWNVTGPMFQTLHIMFMEQYTELWNALDNIAERIRALGHFAPGTYARFVELSSIKEEAGVPNAQEMIRQLVDGQEALIRTVREAFKIADEANDQPSAGMLSDRMEIHEKNAWMLRSFLENGQSA
- the eno gene encoding phosphopyruvate hydratase translates to MSAIVDIIGREIIDSRGNPTVECDVLLESGVMGRAAVPSGASTGSREAIELRDGDPKRYFGKGVLQACENINTEISEAIMGLDANEQAFLDRTLIDLDGTENKSRLGANAMLAVSMAVAKAAAEEAGLPLYRYFGGSGAMQMPVPMMNVINGGAHADNNLDIQEFMIIPVGAPSFKEAVRYGAEVFHTLKKILHSKGLNTAVGDEGGFAPSVANHEEAIKLIMQAIEQAGYVAGQDIAIGLDCAASEFYKDGKYVLEGEGGLQLSAQDFTNMLATWCDKYPIVSIEDAMAEGDWEGWATLTAALGKKVQLVGDDLFVTNTKILKEGIQKGIGNSILIKINQIGTLTETFAAIEMAKRAGYTAVISHRSGETEDSTIADIAVGMNALQIKTGSLSRSDRMAKYNQLLRIEEDLGDIASYPGRDAFYNLK
- the hslO gene encoding Hsp33 family molecular chaperone HslO, with the protein product MTTDTSKDTLQKFIFDNAAVRGELVEISNAWREIQSRHVYPKAVRALLGEMVAAAALLSANLKFNGSIVMQIHGDGLVKLLVVECDANLRMRATAKLSEGAEVPDDASVAQLLNQHGRGRFVITLDPQDKVPGQQPYQGVVPLVGEDMATVIENYMLRSEQMDTKLWLAADEHVARGLLLQKLPRNSNVEGQVKQASEEEDLETWTRAIMLGQTLKQEELLTTDVETLLRRLFWEETIRVFDPLHPEFHCSCSREKVGNMLKMLGKEEVESALHDLGELGINCDFCGKHYGFDAVDCAQLFASDTTADGLTPASSVKH
- a CDS encoding helix-turn-helix domain-containing transcriptional regulator, which encodes MTPTDASPPALDTLEAVAGYLAAAFDAGDPETMTEALKLVARSAGLTHLAAAAGLQRDLLAAAMNRGEMGLDSLLAIMKVIDLHRPADGAPN
- a CDS encoding 3',5'-nucleoside bisphosphate phosphatase encodes the protein MKVDLHCHSNVSDGVLAPAAVAAYARKGGVDAWALTDHDEIGGIKAARAKAQELGMRFVPGVEISVTWAGETIHVVGLQVDEDNPTLVQGLAATRHGRDARGREIAAQLDQAGIPNAYEGALKYVGNPDLLSRTHFARYLCEVGACSTTSEVFRRYLTEGKPGYVPHRWATLADAMGWIRAAGGVPVIAHPGRYRFDATAEGALFDEFKQLGGNAIEVVTGSHTPDQYATYAEVARRYGFLASRGTDFHAPGESRVEFDQLPPLPSGVTPVWHDWF
- a CDS encoding gamma carbonic anhydrase family protein; protein product: MAIYQLGEDAPEIDPSAYIADSANLIGKVTVEADASVWSGVTIRGDNERITIGTGSNVQEGTVMHTDMGFPLVLGKNVTVGHQAMLHGCTVGDGALIGIQAVVLNGAKIGKGCLVGAGAVVTEGKEFPDGSLILGAPAKVVRTLTEDDLLRLQRSAESYIERGKRFKAELKKIG
- the ftsB gene encoding cell division protein FtsB, with amino-acid sequence MRLITLALAALLLLIQYPLWLGKGGWLTVADLESQVAASRAKTEQLKARNAKLESEVRDLKDGLGAVEERARYELGMIKSNEIFVQVLRKDEKPAVMMTEPPPPPPPKVKKGTP
- a CDS encoding alpha/beta fold hydrolase yields the protein MTPSRSEFLTIRGLRTHVRHWGREGAPKLFMAHGWMDMSASFQFVVDALAGDWHVIAHDWRGFGLTERSGNDTYWFPDYFADLEAILDHYSPGEPVNLLGHSMGGNIVSVYAGVRPERIAKLINLEGFGLPATRPEQAPGRYAKWLDEVKAPPTMRGYASLDEVATRLQKTNPRLPAARAAFLAQHWAARNAQGEWEILGDPAHKMPGPLLYQVEEVLACWRRITAPVLWVEAEHTDMWRWMGPKEEARHEVDRRLAQLAKVTPRMMPDAGHMLHHDQPEVLARMIEEFLAA